The window TTTGATTTAAGTTTTGTTTATCGTGTCGGTCAAATGAGCGTTCCTAATTACAGTACAATCCTCACAAAAGTAGCTAGGAGCGATGTCTTCCAATTTTTCGAAGATAGTTTGAAATCATCAACAGAGTTGTATAAAAGATCGTTAAATTTAATGCTTTCTAAAGGAGTCTATGATAGACCTCCTAAGATTCCCTATCCGAACAAAGTAGAATATATGAAAAAACAGCAATCTCTTTTAAGTATATGGTTTGGTGATAAAAGACCATTAAATACTGCAGAGTTAAGTGAAATCTTTTATACAATTGAAAGAAATTATATAGGCGTACTTCTTTTAATGGGTTTGATTCAAGTGATGAGGGACGAGGAAATAAAACAATACCTCATCAAAGGGAAAAAATTATCCGAAAAACAGATCGACATTTTTAATAAGATTTTAAGAGACGAAGAACACCTGGGAAACATTCCTGTAAGTTTAGAAGTTACAAATTCAACGACTTCACCATTTTCCAATCGGCTCATTCTGTTTTTGATTACTTCGACTTCAGGAACAGGGATTTATTTGCTTGCTTATGCGATGTCTAATTCCATGAGAAAAGATCTAGTTGCTCATTATTCGTTATTAATACCAGAAATTATGAAATATGGCGGCGAAGGGTTAGAAATCATGATTAAGCGAGGTTGGATGGAACAACCACCGCAGCAAACGGACAGACATGATTTATATAATGCATAGGCTGTCACTTGTGACACCCGAATGATTGTCGCATCTCAAAGTAAGATACCCTCTCACTTTAATGAAAGGGAATCCAATCATTCTAAAATGGTGTGTAATCGACGTTAGGTGTATAGATGTTTTTGCTATTCCAAAGTAAAAATTCGTTAATTCCCTGTGAATGTAGGGCGCGAATTTGATCTTCCACTTCTTTTTTACCATAGACTTTATAGTTCCCCTTACCAAGCCAAGTGGCAGTGAAATCCTGCAACCATGGGCGTGAGATAGGGGGATTTTTAATTTGTTTTAAACGATTATTTTCGACTTTAGCATATTCTCCAACTAGTCGAAACGGTTCAAAATCGGGTTTTTGAATCCCGAATATAGAAGCCCAATGGCTTGGATAAATCATAGCCGAGATCACATCCACGTTTTTAGCGATATTGGAAAAGTTCTGCCCAATTCCTGGTGCTTCAGAAATAACTGTAGTATATCCAAATGTATCGACAGACATCTTAACCTTGTAAGGTTTTAATTTTGAATTAGCATATTTTACGAATTGAGTGATCGCCGTAACTCTATTAGTTCCTTCATTTGACCCATGAAAACTTCCTTTAGAGTAGGTTAGCCCACTTTCAAATGTCTCGAATTTTTCTGGGAATCTTACATAATCGAATTGGATTTCTTTAAAGCCTAATTTGGCCGCTTCAATGGCGATACCGACATTATATTCCCAAACCTCCTCCAGAAAAGGATTTGCGAACGAATCACCGCGACTGTTTTTCCATATACCTTGAGCCGTCTTAAAGGACCAGCTGGGATTTATCTTTGGTAGGACACTATCTTTAAAAACAACGATCCGCGCAATGGGATAAATATTATTTTTTTCTAAGGTTTTCATTAGTTCTCGTGGGTTCGTAATGAATGAGCGGCTGGCAGAATAATACCTCGAGCTTTTCTCAGGGGTAAAAGTTAAATGGCCAAAATCGTCTTTTATATCAATTACCATCGAATTTAATTCTGTGTTGTTAACGAGCTCAAGAAACTTTGCAAACTTCGGCTCTTGGGTATTCACGGCCTGAACATAGATTCCTCTTACCGGTTGCGGTATTTGACTTGCTGAAACCTTGTCATAGGATAAAATTGAGACAAAAACTACTATTAAAATCAAAACCTTCCGCACATGATCACGCTCCAAAGGTATCTTTTTACCTTTATCGTGCGCAAAAATAGCCATATAAATTCCTAGTCTCATTTGAAATCCTTTTTCCCTAAGGCACTTTACTAAAAGATTGTTGTTTTTTTAATAGGTTTGTGTGGAGAGGAAACCGTTGATAAAGAAGTTGATTGGAGCGGAAGGTGCGAGACTCCTGCGGGAGCAGCGGGACAGGTGAGACCCCACAGGCGCTTAAGCGCCGAGGAGGCTCACCGCCCGCCCCGCGGAAAGCGAGCATCCTGGAGCGGAAATCAACCACACTTCTCTTTTGGTAAATAGCAACAAAGTTTACGAAAACAGCCTTCCCTAAAAATGAAAAAGACCCTGAAAGTCAACTAACTTCCAGGGTTCTTCTTTATTTTTATAAAATTTTCTCAAGAAATGCCTTGGCACGTTCACTCTTTGGTTGTGCAAAAAATTCTTGAGGGGTTGAATCCTCCATCAATCTTCCTTCATCCAAGAAGCAGATGCGATCCGCCACTTCCCGTGCGAAGCCCATTTCATGAGTCACAATCACCATCGTTATTCCGGTATGGGCTAAAGATTTCATTACGTCCAATACCTCTTTAACCATTTCCGGATCGAGGGCAGATGTAGGCTCATCAAATAACATGATTTCCGGTTCCATCGCCAGAGCTCGGGCAATAGCTACACGTTGCTTTTGCCCTCCGGATAACTTAGAAGGATATTCATTTGCTTTATCCTCTAAACCCACCCGCTTTAAAAGCTCCATCGCCTTTTTATCAGCTTCGTCTTTCGAGACTTTTTTAACTGTGATAGGAGCATACGTCATATTTTGCAGGACAGTTTTATGAGGGAACAAATGAAAATGTTGAAACACCATTCCAATATGCTGCCGTAGGGAAGTGATATTGGTTTTGGGATCGGTAATTTCCTTACCATTCACCGCTATCTTTCCGCTCGTAGGAATTTCAAGTAAGTTCAGGCACCGTAAGAAAGTGGACTTTCCGGAACCAGACGGACCGATAATCGCCACGACTTCACCTTTTTTAATTTCAGTAGAAATCCCTTTTAATACATCTAATTTCCCAAATGCTTTATAAACGTTTTCTACCTTAATCACTACGACGAAGTCTCCTTTCTAATAAACGGGCACCGAATGTTAGCAGTAAAACCATTCCGTAATAAATCACACCAACAATAAGGAGCGGTTCAAAATACAAGAATGTTTTAGCCCCAACAATGCTGGCACGGCGGAGTAAATCCGTCACTCCGATGGTTGATACCAGGGCTGATTCTTTCAACAATGCAATACTCTCATTAGCCAATGCCGGAAGAATGTTCTTTACAGCCTGCGGAAGAATGATATCCTTCATCATTTGTCGATAAGGAACACCCAAAGATAAAGCTGCTTCTCGTTGACCCTTATCTACTGCCAAAATTCCACCACGAATCGTTTCCGAAATATAGGCAGCTGAATTAAGCGCAAATGCGATGACACCCGCTTGCAATGCTGGAATATTATAACCCGTTAATTGCGGTGTAGCATAATATATTAGTGCAATTTGTAATATTAATGGTGTTCCTCGAAAAATCGACGTATAAAATATGCCTATCCATTTTAACGGCTTAATACTGGAAATTTTAATAAGCGACAGCACAATCCCCAATATAAACCCGATGATGGTTGAAAGAATGGTAAATTGTAGCGTGACCAATATCCCTTGTAAGATAAAAGGGATATAGGGCACGATTTGATTAAATTGTAAATGCATGCCCTACACTTCTCCCTCTAGCTTATTTTGCCTCAAACCATTTCTTAACTAAACGATCCATTTCACCGTTTTCTTTCATTTCTTTTAATACTTTGTTGAAATCATCAACATGAGTAGAACCCTTTGGAAAAGCAACCGCCGATCCAGCAAGCTCAGTGTTTGGAATCTCGGTGAATTTAAGATCCTTGTTGGATCCTGTATATCCTTTTGCAACAGTGTCCTCAATAATTGCTGCATCAATCCGACCAGATTTAAGCTCTTGAATAATTTCAGGAATTTTGTTTAAAGATACAACCTGAATGCCTTTTACCTCATTTACTGCACTCTCTTGGATGGATCCAAGCTGTACGCCTACTTTTTTGCCTTTTAGGTCTTCTAAAGTTTTGAAGTTGGAATCTTTATCAGCTACTATTGTGTTTTTTGCTTCGAAATAAATATCAGAGAAATCAGCGTTCTTCTTACGTTCTGGTTTCGGAGTCATCCCGGCCATTACGAAATCGGCACGCTTAGACTGTAAAGCTGGAAGTAATCCGTTAAAATCCATGTCTTTAACTTCAACTTCGAAGTTCAATTTGCTTCCAATATATTTTGCAACGTCTACATCAAATCCGATGATTTTTCCAGATGTTGTGTCATAATCCTCATAAGGAGGGTAATCTGCAGATGTAGCCATAACCAATTTTTCTTTTTTTGTATCTCCTTGTGAGCTAGTGGACTTTTTATCCTGATCCTTTGATGTTCCACAGGCAGCTAAAAGGCCCATAGTCATGATAATTGTTAATATAATGATTAAAGATTTTTTCAAATCTAACACCCTTTCGAATATTTATGTTAATTTTTTTATTATTATCCAGCACCTTTGTTATTATAATTATACGAGAATAGTTTTTCAACTAGAAATTTATAGTTATACTAAAATAAAAATAAATATGCAATTTACCGATTATTTGATAAATTGGCGGTTAATATGTCCCTATTACTATTAAGAAAATTATGATAAAACATACATGCGGAAATGTGGAAATAAGAGAGGGGTTTTTTATATGCAAAATTGGAGTAAATATTTTCAAGATAATATTGATGGGATTCTAACGGAATTAAAAACCTATGTAGAGATGGAGAGTCCTTCCTCAAATAAGCAAGCAGTGGATAAACTGGGTTCTTATATTCAACAACAGTTTGAAAAACTCGGGTGCCGTTTTACACGAAATCAACAAAAGGAATATGGGGATCAACTGCGCTTGGAATATGGAGAAGGAGCGGAACAGATCCTTATTTTAGGACATTTCGATACTGTAAAGGACATTGGCACCCTAGAAGTTGAGCCTTGGAGAATCGAAGAAGGGAAGGTATATGGGCCGGGCACATATGATATGAAGGCAGGCATCATTTTTGCCTATTTTGCGTTAAAGGCCATTAAACAATTTAATCTTCCTTTAAACAAACGAATTGTTTTTATATGGAATACAGATGAAGAGATGGGGAGTCCTTCTTCTAGAGTGTACATCCAGGAAGAAGCTGCGAAAAGTTGTGCAGTGCTCGTGCTTGAACCTGCTTTTGGCAATGGATCATTGAAAACGAGTAGAAAAGGGGGCGCAGA of the Bacillus sp. 1NLA3E genome contains:
- a CDS encoding DUF3231 family protein yields the protein MKEHNIQLTTPEIAALWTTYIQNSATICFYIHFLHHLQDLEIKPIVEEALHLNRAYIKQIETIFIEDDFPIPKGFSDKDIDLTAPPLYTDLFDLSFVYRVGQMSVPNYSTILTKVARSDVFQFFEDSLKSSTELYKRSLNLMLSKGVYDRPPKIPYPNKVEYMKKQQSLLSIWFGDKRPLNTAELSEIFYTIERNYIGVLLLMGLIQVMRDEEIKQYLIKGKKLSEKQIDIFNKILRDEEHLGNIPVSLEVTNSTTSPFSNRLILFLITSTSGTGIYLLAYAMSNSMRKDLVAHYSLLIPEIMKYGGEGLEIMIKRGWMEQPPQQTDRHDLYNA
- a CDS encoding putative glycoside hydrolase, whose product is MRLGIYMAIFAHDKGKKIPLERDHVRKVLILIVVFVSILSYDKVSASQIPQPVRGIYVQAVNTQEPKFAKFLELVNNTELNSMVIDIKDDFGHLTFTPEKSSRYYSASRSFITNPRELMKTLEKNNIYPIARIVVFKDSVLPKINPSWSFKTAQGIWKNSRGDSFANPFLEEVWEYNVGIAIEAAKLGFKEIQFDYVRFPEKFETFESGLTYSKGSFHGSNEGTNRVTAITQFVKYANSKLKPYKVKMSVDTFGYTTVISEAPGIGQNFSNIAKNVDVISAMIYPSHWASIFGIQKPDFEPFRLVGEYAKVENNRLKQIKNPPISRPWLQDFTATWLGKGNYKVYGKKEVEDQIRALHSQGINEFLLWNSKNIYTPNVDYTPF
- a CDS encoding amino acid ABC transporter ATP-binding protein, producing MIKVENVYKAFGKLDVLKGISTEIKKGEVVAIIGPSGSGKSTFLRCLNLLEIPTSGKIAVNGKEITDPKTNITSLRQHIGMVFQHFHLFPHKTVLQNMTYAPITVKKVSKDEADKKAMELLKRVGLEDKANEYPSKLSGGQKQRVAIARALAMEPEIMLFDEPTSALDPEMVKEVLDVMKSLAHTGITMVIVTHEMGFAREVADRICFLDEGRLMEDSTPQEFFAQPKSERAKAFLEKIL
- a CDS encoding amino acid ABC transporter permease, with translation MHLQFNQIVPYIPFILQGILVTLQFTILSTIIGFILGIVLSLIKISSIKPLKWIGIFYTSIFRGTPLILQIALIYYATPQLTGYNIPALQAGVIAFALNSAAYISETIRGGILAVDKGQREAALSLGVPYRQMMKDIILPQAVKNILPALANESIALLKESALVSTIGVTDLLRRASIVGAKTFLYFEPLLIVGVIYYGMVLLLTFGARLLERRLRRSD
- a CDS encoding transporter substrate-binding domain-containing protein, which translates into the protein MKKSLIIILTIIMTMGLLAACGTSKDQDKKSTSSQGDTKKEKLVMATSADYPPYEDYDTTSGKIIGFDVDVAKYIGSKLNFEVEVKDMDFNGLLPALQSKRADFVMAGMTPKPERKKNADFSDIYFEAKNTIVADKDSNFKTLEDLKGKKVGVQLGSIQESAVNEVKGIQVVSLNKIPEIIQELKSGRIDAAIIEDTVAKGYTGSNKDLKFTEIPNTELAGSAVAFPKGSTHVDDFNKVLKEMKENGEMDRLVKKWFEAK